Proteins from a genomic interval of Sparus aurata chromosome 21, fSpaAur1.1, whole genome shotgun sequence:
- the LOC115572933 gene encoding protein zyg-11 homolog isoform X4, producing MDAEGPEALSDLCLTQVCCSLDALCSRRADGSMCLSWALLFPQEVVDQLLRKMGTKGILNDTTVGIFRNCEELRLRRASIRFCPVSAEAFRLALCPHRLQELDASWVSGGLTGADIVSGLASNLECRSSLQRLSLNGLHLDWESLMEDGGTHVGFSSLQGLRTLSLANTDLTDAVLEDVCSLPQLESLDISCTVVSKLTALLDCKSTLKSLIAHRLRQLDMSPTGLFFVFSQLHALRHLDFSDDHITSDDSDGRDGDETVRQLLEGIPQVLPTLVSLDISGRKRITEAAVRAFVEARAGLVFMGLLATGASSSDVLTSQKNLKVTGEANENQVCEALRRYRDRECFTREALIHLYNLITDIDTPRPDMLKLVLGGMQSHPTSLHVHLVATACVFNLTTRDLAEAMPISLLSSTVNQLLYAMKTFPNHQQVQKNCLLALCSDYILQDVPFDKYLAAMLVINWLSRHEDPILQRMAVAVISILVAKLSTEETAQLSEDVSIMKQLLAIVQQKAMVGVVDSTLKFALSALWNLTDEMPTAARNFIECKGMELYEEVLESYYGEPSIEQKVLGLLNNIAEVEVLQDDLFEENLLEHILGLLQDSQVEHASIMTWTQLEREMVSYRSFHPFYPLLQTGQPSGVQLWAVWAIHLVCSQNASHYSSMLEKEGVTELLKALAAHPDTHGDIKGLSDSILRMLEQHGGDTGPQNS from the exons GATGCCGAGGGCCCGGAGGCCCTGAGTGACCTCTGCTTGACTCAGGTGTGCTGCAGCCTGGACGCTCTGTGCAGCAGGCGAGCAGACGGCTCCATGTGCCTCAGCTGGGCCCTGCTCTTCCCACAGGAGGTGGTTGACCAGCTACTGCGTAAGATGGGAACTAAAG GCATCCTGAATGACACAACTGTTGGGATTTTCCGCAACTGCGAAGAGCTCCGCCTGCGCCGAGCCTCCATCCGCTTCTGTCCAGTGTCTGCAGAAGCTTTTCGCCTGGCCCTCTGCCCTCATCGGCTCCAGGAACTAGATGCCTCCTGGGTCTCTGGGGGCCTCACTGGGGCTGACATCGTCTCAGGCCTGGCATCCAACCTGGAGTGCAGATCCAGCCTGCAGAGGCTGTCCCTCAATGGGCTCCATCTGGACTGGGAGTCTCTTATGGAGGATGGAGGGACCCATGTGGGCTTCAGCTCCCTGCAGGGCTTGAGGACACTCAGCCTCGCCAACACAGACCTGACCGATGCTGTCCTTGAGGACGTCTGCTCTCTCCCTCAGCTGGAGAGCCTGGATATCTCCTGCACTGTCGTCTCAAAGCTTACTGCACTCCTTGATTGCAAGAGCACCCTGAAATCTCTGATTGCCCACAGGTTGCGGCAGCTGGATATGTCGCCAACCGGGTTGTTCTTTGTCTTCAGCCAGCTTCATGCTCTCAGGCATCTAGACTTTTCAGATGACCATATAACTTCTGATGACAGTGACGGGAGAGATGGGGACGAGACAGTGCGGCAGCTTCTGGAGGGGATTCCCCAGGTCCTCCCTACGCTCGTTTCTCTAGATATCTCTGGACGGAAGAGAATAACCGAAGCAGCAGTCAGAGCGTTCGTGGAGGCCAGAGCTGGACTGGTGTTCATGGGCCTGCTAGCCACCGGGGCTAGCTCCAGTGATGTCCTTACCTCACAGAAAAATCTGAAA gtaaCTGGAGAGGCTAATGAGAACCAGGTGTGTGAGGCCCTGAGAAGGTACAGAGACCGCGAGTGTTTCACACGAGAGGCCCTCATCCATCTCTACAATCTCATCACCGACATTGACACACCACGACCTGATATGCTAAAG CTGGTGCTGGGCGGGATGCAGAGCCACCCCACCTCCCTGCACGTCCACCTGGTGGCCACAGCGTGTGTGTTCAACCTGACCACTCGGGACCTGGCGGAGGCAATGCCCATCAGCCTGCTCAGCTCCACTGTCAACCAGTTGCTGTACGCCATGAAGACCTTCCCCAACCACCAGCAG GTGCAAAAGAACTGCCTGCTGGCACTCTGCAGTGACTACATCCTTCAGGATGTCCCTTTTGACAA GTATTTAGCAGCCATGCTGGTGATTAACTGGCTGAGCAGGCATGAGGATCCCATTCTTCAGAGGATGGCTGTGGCTGTCATCTCCATTCTGGTGGCCAAG ctGTCGACTGAGGAGACTGCTCAGCTCAGCGAGGACGTCTCTATTATGAAG CAGCTGCTGGCTATCGTGCAGCAGAAAGCCATGGTTGGAGTGGTGGACTCCACTCTGAAGTTCGCCCTGAGCGCTCTGTGGAACCTGACAGATGAAATGCCCACCGCCGCTCGCAATTTCATCGAGTGCAAGGGCATGGAGCTGTACGAGGAGGTTCTGGAG TCCTACTACGGTGAACCTTCCATTGAGCAGAAAGTTCTTGGCCTGCTG AACAACATAGCGGAGGTGGAGGTGCTACAGGATGACCTGTTTGAGGAGAACCTGCTGGAGCACATCCTCGGCCTGCTGCAGGACTcccaggtggag cATGCTTCCATAATGACGTGGACACAACTGGAGAGAGAAATGGTCTCCTACAG GTCATTCCATCCATTCTACCCTCTGCTTCAGACTGGTCAGCCGTCAGGAGTGCAGCTGTGGGCAGTCTGGGCCATTCATCTGGTCTGCAGTCAAAACG
- the LOC115572933 gene encoding protein zyg-11 homolog isoform X3 has protein sequence MDAEGPEALSDLCLTQVCCSLDALCSRRADGSMCLSWALLFPQEVVDQLLRKMGTKGILNDTTVGIFRNCEELRLRRASIRFCPVSAEAFRLALCPHRLQELDASWVSGGLTGADIVSGLASNLECRSSLQRLSLNGLHLDWESLMEDGGTHVGFSSLQGLRTLSLANTDLTDAVLEDVCSLPQLESLDISCTVVSKLTALLDCKSTLKSLIAHRLRQLDMSPTGLFFVFSQLHALRHLDFSDDHITSDDSDGRDGDETVRQLLEGIPQVLPTLVSLDISGRKRITEAAVRAFVEARAGLVFMGLLATGASSSDVLTSQKNLKVTGEANENQVCEALRRYRDRECFTREALIHLYNLITDIDTPRPDMLKLVLGGMQSHPTSLHVHLVATACVFNLTTRDLAEAMPISLLSSTVNQLLYAMKTFPNHQQVQKNCLLALCSDYILQDVPFDKYLAAMLVINWLSRHEDPILQRMAVAVISILVAKLSTEETAQLSEDVSIMKQLLAIVQQKAMVGVVDSTLKFALSALWNLTDEMPTAARNFIECKGMELYEEVLESYYGEPSIEQKVLGLLNNIAEVEVLQDDLFEENLLEHILGLLQDSQVEVGVRYFAGGILAQLASRPEAWTLSAELLTAILKQLCLSVFAACFHNDVDTTGERNGLLQVIPSILPSASDWSAVRSAAVGSLGHSSGLQSKRFTLQQHAGEGGRD, from the exons GATGCCGAGGGCCCGGAGGCCCTGAGTGACCTCTGCTTGACTCAGGTGTGCTGCAGCCTGGACGCTCTGTGCAGCAGGCGAGCAGACGGCTCCATGTGCCTCAGCTGGGCCCTGCTCTTCCCACAGGAGGTGGTTGACCAGCTACTGCGTAAGATGGGAACTAAAG GCATCCTGAATGACACAACTGTTGGGATTTTCCGCAACTGCGAAGAGCTCCGCCTGCGCCGAGCCTCCATCCGCTTCTGTCCAGTGTCTGCAGAAGCTTTTCGCCTGGCCCTCTGCCCTCATCGGCTCCAGGAACTAGATGCCTCCTGGGTCTCTGGGGGCCTCACTGGGGCTGACATCGTCTCAGGCCTGGCATCCAACCTGGAGTGCAGATCCAGCCTGCAGAGGCTGTCCCTCAATGGGCTCCATCTGGACTGGGAGTCTCTTATGGAGGATGGAGGGACCCATGTGGGCTTCAGCTCCCTGCAGGGCTTGAGGACACTCAGCCTCGCCAACACAGACCTGACCGATGCTGTCCTTGAGGACGTCTGCTCTCTCCCTCAGCTGGAGAGCCTGGATATCTCCTGCACTGTCGTCTCAAAGCTTACTGCACTCCTTGATTGCAAGAGCACCCTGAAATCTCTGATTGCCCACAGGTTGCGGCAGCTGGATATGTCGCCAACCGGGTTGTTCTTTGTCTTCAGCCAGCTTCATGCTCTCAGGCATCTAGACTTTTCAGATGACCATATAACTTCTGATGACAGTGACGGGAGAGATGGGGACGAGACAGTGCGGCAGCTTCTGGAGGGGATTCCCCAGGTCCTCCCTACGCTCGTTTCTCTAGATATCTCTGGACGGAAGAGAATAACCGAAGCAGCAGTCAGAGCGTTCGTGGAGGCCAGAGCTGGACTGGTGTTCATGGGCCTGCTAGCCACCGGGGCTAGCTCCAGTGATGTCCTTACCTCACAGAAAAATCTGAAA gtaaCTGGAGAGGCTAATGAGAACCAGGTGTGTGAGGCCCTGAGAAGGTACAGAGACCGCGAGTGTTTCACACGAGAGGCCCTCATCCATCTCTACAATCTCATCACCGACATTGACACACCACGACCTGATATGCTAAAG CTGGTGCTGGGCGGGATGCAGAGCCACCCCACCTCCCTGCACGTCCACCTGGTGGCCACAGCGTGTGTGTTCAACCTGACCACTCGGGACCTGGCGGAGGCAATGCCCATCAGCCTGCTCAGCTCCACTGTCAACCAGTTGCTGTACGCCATGAAGACCTTCCCCAACCACCAGCAG GTGCAAAAGAACTGCCTGCTGGCACTCTGCAGTGACTACATCCTTCAGGATGTCCCTTTTGACAA GTATTTAGCAGCCATGCTGGTGATTAACTGGCTGAGCAGGCATGAGGATCCCATTCTTCAGAGGATGGCTGTGGCTGTCATCTCCATTCTGGTGGCCAAG ctGTCGACTGAGGAGACTGCTCAGCTCAGCGAGGACGTCTCTATTATGAAG CAGCTGCTGGCTATCGTGCAGCAGAAAGCCATGGTTGGAGTGGTGGACTCCACTCTGAAGTTCGCCCTGAGCGCTCTGTGGAACCTGACAGATGAAATGCCCACCGCCGCTCGCAATTTCATCGAGTGCAAGGGCATGGAGCTGTACGAGGAGGTTCTGGAG TCCTACTACGGTGAACCTTCCATTGAGCAGAAAGTTCTTGGCCTGCTG AACAACATAGCGGAGGTGGAGGTGCTACAGGATGACCTGTTTGAGGAGAACCTGCTGGAGCACATCCTCGGCCTGCTGCAGGACTcccaggtggaggtgggggtcCGTTACTTTGCAGGGGGGATCCTGGCACAGCTCGCCTCCAGACCCGAGGCCTGGACGCTGAGCGCTGAGCTCCTCACTGCCATACTGAAgcaactg tgtctttctgtctttgcagcATGCTTCCATAATGACGTGGACACAACTGGAGAGAGAAATGGTCTCCTACAG GTCATTCCATCCATTCTACCCTCTGCTTCAGACTGGTCAGCCGTCAGGAGTGCAGCTGTGGGCAGTCTGGGCCATTCATCTGGTCTGCAGTCAAAACG
- the LOC115572933 gene encoding protein zyg-11 homolog isoform X2 has protein sequence MDAEGPEALSDLCLTQVCCSLDALCSRRADGSMCLSWALLFPQEVVDQLLRKMGTKGILNDTTVGIFRNCEELRLRRASIRFCPVSAEAFRLALCPHRLQELDASWVSGGLTGADIVSGLASNLECRSSLQRLSLNGLHLDWESLMEDGGTHVGFSSLQGLRTLSLANTDLTDAVLEDVCSLPQLESLDISCTVVSKLTALLDCKSTLKSLIAHRLRQLDMSPTGLFFVFSQLHALRHLDFSDDHITSDDSDGRDGDETVRQLLEGIPQVLPTLVSLDISGRKRITEAAVRAFVEARAGLVFMGLLATGASSSDVLTSQKNLKVTGEANENQVCEALRRYRDRECFTREALIHLYNLITDIDTPRPDMLKLVLGGMQSHPTSLHVHLVATACVFNLTTRDLAEAMPISLLSSTVNQLLYAMKTFPNHQQVQKNCLLALCSDYILQDVPFDKYLAAMLVINWLSRHEDPILQRMAVAVISILVAKLSTEETAQLSEDVSIMKLLAIVQQKAMVGVVDSTLKFALSALWNLTDEMPTAARNFIECKGMELYEEVLESYYGEPSIEQKVLGLLNNIAEVEVLQDDLFEENLLEHILGLLQDSQVEVGVRYFAGGILAQLASRPEAWTLSAELLTAILKQLHASIMTWTQLEREMVSYRSFHPFYPLLQTGQPSGVQLWAVWAIHLVCSQNASHYSSMLEKEGVTELLKALAAHPDTHGDIKGLSDSILRMLEQHGGDTGPQNS, from the exons GATGCCGAGGGCCCGGAGGCCCTGAGTGACCTCTGCTTGACTCAGGTGTGCTGCAGCCTGGACGCTCTGTGCAGCAGGCGAGCAGACGGCTCCATGTGCCTCAGCTGGGCCCTGCTCTTCCCACAGGAGGTGGTTGACCAGCTACTGCGTAAGATGGGAACTAAAG GCATCCTGAATGACACAACTGTTGGGATTTTCCGCAACTGCGAAGAGCTCCGCCTGCGCCGAGCCTCCATCCGCTTCTGTCCAGTGTCTGCAGAAGCTTTTCGCCTGGCCCTCTGCCCTCATCGGCTCCAGGAACTAGATGCCTCCTGGGTCTCTGGGGGCCTCACTGGGGCTGACATCGTCTCAGGCCTGGCATCCAACCTGGAGTGCAGATCCAGCCTGCAGAGGCTGTCCCTCAATGGGCTCCATCTGGACTGGGAGTCTCTTATGGAGGATGGAGGGACCCATGTGGGCTTCAGCTCCCTGCAGGGCTTGAGGACACTCAGCCTCGCCAACACAGACCTGACCGATGCTGTCCTTGAGGACGTCTGCTCTCTCCCTCAGCTGGAGAGCCTGGATATCTCCTGCACTGTCGTCTCAAAGCTTACTGCACTCCTTGATTGCAAGAGCACCCTGAAATCTCTGATTGCCCACAGGTTGCGGCAGCTGGATATGTCGCCAACCGGGTTGTTCTTTGTCTTCAGCCAGCTTCATGCTCTCAGGCATCTAGACTTTTCAGATGACCATATAACTTCTGATGACAGTGACGGGAGAGATGGGGACGAGACAGTGCGGCAGCTTCTGGAGGGGATTCCCCAGGTCCTCCCTACGCTCGTTTCTCTAGATATCTCTGGACGGAAGAGAATAACCGAAGCAGCAGTCAGAGCGTTCGTGGAGGCCAGAGCTGGACTGGTGTTCATGGGCCTGCTAGCCACCGGGGCTAGCTCCAGTGATGTCCTTACCTCACAGAAAAATCTGAAA gtaaCTGGAGAGGCTAATGAGAACCAGGTGTGTGAGGCCCTGAGAAGGTACAGAGACCGCGAGTGTTTCACACGAGAGGCCCTCATCCATCTCTACAATCTCATCACCGACATTGACACACCACGACCTGATATGCTAAAG CTGGTGCTGGGCGGGATGCAGAGCCACCCCACCTCCCTGCACGTCCACCTGGTGGCCACAGCGTGTGTGTTCAACCTGACCACTCGGGACCTGGCGGAGGCAATGCCCATCAGCCTGCTCAGCTCCACTGTCAACCAGTTGCTGTACGCCATGAAGACCTTCCCCAACCACCAGCAG GTGCAAAAGAACTGCCTGCTGGCACTCTGCAGTGACTACATCCTTCAGGATGTCCCTTTTGACAA GTATTTAGCAGCCATGCTGGTGATTAACTGGCTGAGCAGGCATGAGGATCCCATTCTTCAGAGGATGGCTGTGGCTGTCATCTCCATTCTGGTGGCCAAG ctGTCGACTGAGGAGACTGCTCAGCTCAGCGAGGACGTCTCTATTATGAAG CTGCTGGCTATCGTGCAGCAGAAAGCCATGGTTGGAGTGGTGGACTCCACTCTGAAGTTCGCCCTGAGCGCTCTGTGGAACCTGACAGATGAAATGCCCACCGCCGCTCGCAATTTCATCGAGTGCAAGGGCATGGAGCTGTACGAGGAGGTTCTGGAG TCCTACTACGGTGAACCTTCCATTGAGCAGAAAGTTCTTGGCCTGCTG AACAACATAGCGGAGGTGGAGGTGCTACAGGATGACCTGTTTGAGGAGAACCTGCTGGAGCACATCCTCGGCCTGCTGCAGGACTcccaggtggaggtgggggtcCGTTACTTTGCAGGGGGGATCCTGGCACAGCTCGCCTCCAGACCCGAGGCCTGGACGCTGAGCGCTGAGCTCCTCACTGCCATACTGAAgcaactg cATGCTTCCATAATGACGTGGACACAACTGGAGAGAGAAATGGTCTCCTACAG GTCATTCCATCCATTCTACCCTCTGCTTCAGACTGGTCAGCCGTCAGGAGTGCAGCTGTGGGCAGTCTGGGCCATTCATCTGGTCTGCAGTCAAAACG
- the LOC115572933 gene encoding protein zyg-11 homolog isoform X1 yields the protein MDAEGPEALSDLCLTQVCCSLDALCSRRADGSMCLSWALLFPQEVVDQLLRKMGTKGILNDTTVGIFRNCEELRLRRASIRFCPVSAEAFRLALCPHRLQELDASWVSGGLTGADIVSGLASNLECRSSLQRLSLNGLHLDWESLMEDGGTHVGFSSLQGLRTLSLANTDLTDAVLEDVCSLPQLESLDISCTVVSKLTALLDCKSTLKSLIAHRLRQLDMSPTGLFFVFSQLHALRHLDFSDDHITSDDSDGRDGDETVRQLLEGIPQVLPTLVSLDISGRKRITEAAVRAFVEARAGLVFMGLLATGASSSDVLTSQKNLKVTGEANENQVCEALRRYRDRECFTREALIHLYNLITDIDTPRPDMLKLVLGGMQSHPTSLHVHLVATACVFNLTTRDLAEAMPISLLSSTVNQLLYAMKTFPNHQQVQKNCLLALCSDYILQDVPFDKYLAAMLVINWLSRHEDPILQRMAVAVISILVAKLSTEETAQLSEDVSIMKQLLAIVQQKAMVGVVDSTLKFALSALWNLTDEMPTAARNFIECKGMELYEEVLESYYGEPSIEQKVLGLLNNIAEVEVLQDDLFEENLLEHILGLLQDSQVEVGVRYFAGGILAQLASRPEAWTLSAELLTAILKQLHASIMTWTQLEREMVSYRSFHPFYPLLQTGQPSGVQLWAVWAIHLVCSQNASHYSSMLEKEGVTELLKALAAHPDTHGDIKGLSDSILRMLEQHGGDTGPQNS from the exons GATGCCGAGGGCCCGGAGGCCCTGAGTGACCTCTGCTTGACTCAGGTGTGCTGCAGCCTGGACGCTCTGTGCAGCAGGCGAGCAGACGGCTCCATGTGCCTCAGCTGGGCCCTGCTCTTCCCACAGGAGGTGGTTGACCAGCTACTGCGTAAGATGGGAACTAAAG GCATCCTGAATGACACAACTGTTGGGATTTTCCGCAACTGCGAAGAGCTCCGCCTGCGCCGAGCCTCCATCCGCTTCTGTCCAGTGTCTGCAGAAGCTTTTCGCCTGGCCCTCTGCCCTCATCGGCTCCAGGAACTAGATGCCTCCTGGGTCTCTGGGGGCCTCACTGGGGCTGACATCGTCTCAGGCCTGGCATCCAACCTGGAGTGCAGATCCAGCCTGCAGAGGCTGTCCCTCAATGGGCTCCATCTGGACTGGGAGTCTCTTATGGAGGATGGAGGGACCCATGTGGGCTTCAGCTCCCTGCAGGGCTTGAGGACACTCAGCCTCGCCAACACAGACCTGACCGATGCTGTCCTTGAGGACGTCTGCTCTCTCCCTCAGCTGGAGAGCCTGGATATCTCCTGCACTGTCGTCTCAAAGCTTACTGCACTCCTTGATTGCAAGAGCACCCTGAAATCTCTGATTGCCCACAGGTTGCGGCAGCTGGATATGTCGCCAACCGGGTTGTTCTTTGTCTTCAGCCAGCTTCATGCTCTCAGGCATCTAGACTTTTCAGATGACCATATAACTTCTGATGACAGTGACGGGAGAGATGGGGACGAGACAGTGCGGCAGCTTCTGGAGGGGATTCCCCAGGTCCTCCCTACGCTCGTTTCTCTAGATATCTCTGGACGGAAGAGAATAACCGAAGCAGCAGTCAGAGCGTTCGTGGAGGCCAGAGCTGGACTGGTGTTCATGGGCCTGCTAGCCACCGGGGCTAGCTCCAGTGATGTCCTTACCTCACAGAAAAATCTGAAA gtaaCTGGAGAGGCTAATGAGAACCAGGTGTGTGAGGCCCTGAGAAGGTACAGAGACCGCGAGTGTTTCACACGAGAGGCCCTCATCCATCTCTACAATCTCATCACCGACATTGACACACCACGACCTGATATGCTAAAG CTGGTGCTGGGCGGGATGCAGAGCCACCCCACCTCCCTGCACGTCCACCTGGTGGCCACAGCGTGTGTGTTCAACCTGACCACTCGGGACCTGGCGGAGGCAATGCCCATCAGCCTGCTCAGCTCCACTGTCAACCAGTTGCTGTACGCCATGAAGACCTTCCCCAACCACCAGCAG GTGCAAAAGAACTGCCTGCTGGCACTCTGCAGTGACTACATCCTTCAGGATGTCCCTTTTGACAA GTATTTAGCAGCCATGCTGGTGATTAACTGGCTGAGCAGGCATGAGGATCCCATTCTTCAGAGGATGGCTGTGGCTGTCATCTCCATTCTGGTGGCCAAG ctGTCGACTGAGGAGACTGCTCAGCTCAGCGAGGACGTCTCTATTATGAAG CAGCTGCTGGCTATCGTGCAGCAGAAAGCCATGGTTGGAGTGGTGGACTCCACTCTGAAGTTCGCCCTGAGCGCTCTGTGGAACCTGACAGATGAAATGCCCACCGCCGCTCGCAATTTCATCGAGTGCAAGGGCATGGAGCTGTACGAGGAGGTTCTGGAG TCCTACTACGGTGAACCTTCCATTGAGCAGAAAGTTCTTGGCCTGCTG AACAACATAGCGGAGGTGGAGGTGCTACAGGATGACCTGTTTGAGGAGAACCTGCTGGAGCACATCCTCGGCCTGCTGCAGGACTcccaggtggaggtgggggtcCGTTACTTTGCAGGGGGGATCCTGGCACAGCTCGCCTCCAGACCCGAGGCCTGGACGCTGAGCGCTGAGCTCCTCACTGCCATACTGAAgcaactg cATGCTTCCATAATGACGTGGACACAACTGGAGAGAGAAATGGTCTCCTACAG GTCATTCCATCCATTCTACCCTCTGCTTCAGACTGGTCAGCCGTCAGGAGTGCAGCTGTGGGCAGTCTGGGCCATTCATCTGGTCTGCAGTCAAAACG